Proteins from a genomic interval of Schistocerca cancellata isolate TAMUIC-IGC-003103 chromosome 8, iqSchCanc2.1, whole genome shotgun sequence:
- the LOC126094529 gene encoding myogenesis-regulating glycosidase-like isoform X1, translating to MDSKYEALPTVPSASVFHDNGSLFRHKNAGAVRKQKLLKWIGILFIVLTVFGCAFYRIVAETKHSSNLLQQNVFHLLSTRNSAKIYMWDVSGANVTLLLQNQVTFSEDVGNPVSCDNSSFDLCLKWEKEGSKLPNAKLTLRQFQISEGVECHKLNVSAAWNADITSCVSITGEHLYGGPVLKQSQYWPSEKNEMQNVPRATGQGTINGVAESFWITSGGKVFYVPRDVPLFISQDSRQLCFRSKLASPYLRDTETTVNMKLYYCQSNDAQKLHRATVKRFLGLPSGIPDKEMIQNPVWSTWARYKREINATVVTDFAAQIAEYGFNRSHLEVDDRWESCYGDFKFNEGFPDPGQFIQDLNNKGFRVTLWAHPFVSTVCSAYSEAKSRNYLVKNLDQSWDRTVWWNGIAGLVDFTNRNATSWWNGKLTALRDNYGIDGFKFDAGETSYMPGSPEVGHLQSPIRLQPNIFTSQYVENAASLSRNELMTEFRVMYMNQGLPVFLRMSDKESTWGYENGLKSLIPTLLSLNIVGYSFVLPDMIGGNGYSTKPSKELFIRWLQASTFMPSLQFSYTPWDYDDETVEIAKKFTSLHAEYGNMIIDLAEQKVTNGTPINLPIWWLNPADATALGIDSEYLLGENLLVAPILEEGATSRDIYLPVGTWEQKVRSDATTVITGPAWIRGYRVELDELAYFVRVS from the exons ATGGACAGCAAATATGAAGCACTGCCAACAGTGCCTTCTGCATCTGTTTTCCACGACAATGGAAGCCTATTTAGGCATAAAAACGCTGGGGCCGTTAGAAAGCAGAAATTGTTGAAATGGATTG GCATTCTTTTTATTGTGCTGACAGTCTTTGGATGTGCATTTTATCGGATTGTTGCAGAAACCAAGCATTCATCTAATTTACTACAACAAAATGTCTTCCATCTTTTGTCTACAAGGAATTCTGCAAAAATCTATATGTGGGATGTCTCTGGTG CAAATGTAACACTGCTCCTGCAGAATCAAGTGACTTTCTCTGAAGATGTTGGAAACCCAGTTTCATGTGACAACAGTTCTTTTGATCTGTGTCTGAAATGGGAAAAAGAAGGCAGCAAGCTTCCAAATGCAAAATTAACTttaaggcagttccagataagtgaGGGTGTTGAATGCCATAAATTAAATGTGTCTGCTGCTTGGAATGCAGATATAACATCTTGTGTGTCCATAACAGGAGAGCATCTGTATGGTGGTCCAGTTTTGAAACAATCTCAGTACTGGCCCAGTGAGAAAAATGAAATGCAGAATGTGCCACGTGCCACTGGACAGGGCACAATTAATGGAGTTGCAGAATCATTCTGGATAACATCTGGAGGAAAAGTTTTTTATGTTCCACGTGATGTTCCATTGTTTATCTCCCAAGACAGTCGCCAACTTTGTTTTCGAAGCAAACTTGCGTCACCCTACCTCCGAGATACTGAAACCACTGTTAATATGAAACTTTATTACTGCCAGAGCAATGATGCACAGAAGCTGCACAGGGCAACAGTTAAACGTTTCTTGGGGCTTCCATCAGGCATTCCAGACAAAGAAATGATACAAAACCCAGTGTGGTCTACTTGGGCCAGATACAAGAGAGAAATAAATGCCACAGTTGTAACAGACTTTGCTGCTCAGATAGCAGAGTATGGCTTTAACAGGAGCCATTTAGAAGTTGATGATCGGTGGGAAAGTTGCTATggtgattttaaatttaatgaaggatTCCCAGATCCTGGACAGTTTATTCAAGACCTCAACAATAAAGGTTTTAGAGTTACCTTATGGGCTCATCCATTTGTCAGTACTGTATGTTCAGCATATTCTGAAGCAAAGTCAAGGAACTATCTTGTGAAAAATCTGGATCAAAGTTGGGACAGAACTGTATGGTGGAATGGAATTGCTGGTCTTGTAGATTTCACAAATCGTAATGCAACATCTTGGTGGAATGGGAAACTAACAGCTTTAAGAGACAACTATGGAATTGATGGTTTTAAATTTGATGCTGGTGAAACTTCTTACATGCCTGGATCTCCAGAAGTTGGACACCTTCAGTCTCCTATAAGACTGCAGCCAAATATTTTCACTTCACAGTATGTGGAAAATGCAGCGTCACTTAGTAGAAATGAATTGATGACTGAATTCAGAGTAATGTACATGAATCAAGGTCTACCAGTGTTCTTGCGAATGTCAGATAAAGAATCTACCTGGGGTTATGAAAATGGCTTGAAGTCTTTAATACCAACCTTATTATCACTCAATATTGTTGGGTATTCATTTGTTCTGCCTGATATGATTGGAGGAAATGGATATAGTACTAAACCAAGCAAAGAACTTTTCATACGCTGGTTGCAGGCCTCTACCTTCATGCCTTCTCTTCAGTTTTCATACACACCTTGGGATTACGATGACGAG ACAGTAGAAATTGCAAAGAAGTTTACTAGCCTTCATGCAGAGTATGGAAATATGATCATTGATTTAGCAGAACAGAAGGTTACGAATGGAACACCTATTAATTTGCCAATCTGGTGGCTTAATCCTGCTGACGCAACTGCACTTGGAATAGACTCAG AATATCTATTGGGTGAGAATTTGCTTGTGGCACCAATACTAGAAGAAGGAGCAACAAGCAGAGACATATATTTACCTGTTGGAACGTGGGAACAGAAAGTGAGAAGTGATGCAACAACTGTTATTACTGGCCCTGCATGGATCAGAGGTTATAGAGTTGAACTTGATGAGTTAGCGTATTTTGTACGCGTGTCATGA
- the LOC126094529 gene encoding myogenesis-regulating glycosidase-like isoform X2, with amino-acid sequence MARAGILFIVLTVFGCAFYRIVAETKHSSNLLQQNVFHLLSTRNSAKIYMWDVSGANVTLLLQNQVTFSEDVGNPVSCDNSSFDLCLKWEKEGSKLPNAKLTLRQFQISEGVECHKLNVSAAWNADITSCVSITGEHLYGGPVLKQSQYWPSEKNEMQNVPRATGQGTINGVAESFWITSGGKVFYVPRDVPLFISQDSRQLCFRSKLASPYLRDTETTVNMKLYYCQSNDAQKLHRATVKRFLGLPSGIPDKEMIQNPVWSTWARYKREINATVVTDFAAQIAEYGFNRSHLEVDDRWESCYGDFKFNEGFPDPGQFIQDLNNKGFRVTLWAHPFVSTVCSAYSEAKSRNYLVKNLDQSWDRTVWWNGIAGLVDFTNRNATSWWNGKLTALRDNYGIDGFKFDAGETSYMPGSPEVGHLQSPIRLQPNIFTSQYVENAASLSRNELMTEFRVMYMNQGLPVFLRMSDKESTWGYENGLKSLIPTLLSLNIVGYSFVLPDMIGGNGYSTKPSKELFIRWLQASTFMPSLQFSYTPWDYDDETVEIAKKFTSLHAEYGNMIIDLAEQKVTNGTPINLPIWWLNPADATALGIDSEYLLGENLLVAPILEEGATSRDIYLPVGTWEQKVRSDATTVITGPAWIRGYRVELDELAYFVRVS; translated from the exons GCATTCTTTTTATTGTGCTGACAGTCTTTGGATGTGCATTTTATCGGATTGTTGCAGAAACCAAGCATTCATCTAATTTACTACAACAAAATGTCTTCCATCTTTTGTCTACAAGGAATTCTGCAAAAATCTATATGTGGGATGTCTCTGGTG CAAATGTAACACTGCTCCTGCAGAATCAAGTGACTTTCTCTGAAGATGTTGGAAACCCAGTTTCATGTGACAACAGTTCTTTTGATCTGTGTCTGAAATGGGAAAAAGAAGGCAGCAAGCTTCCAAATGCAAAATTAACTttaaggcagttccagataagtgaGGGTGTTGAATGCCATAAATTAAATGTGTCTGCTGCTTGGAATGCAGATATAACATCTTGTGTGTCCATAACAGGAGAGCATCTGTATGGTGGTCCAGTTTTGAAACAATCTCAGTACTGGCCCAGTGAGAAAAATGAAATGCAGAATGTGCCACGTGCCACTGGACAGGGCACAATTAATGGAGTTGCAGAATCATTCTGGATAACATCTGGAGGAAAAGTTTTTTATGTTCCACGTGATGTTCCATTGTTTATCTCCCAAGACAGTCGCCAACTTTGTTTTCGAAGCAAACTTGCGTCACCCTACCTCCGAGATACTGAAACCACTGTTAATATGAAACTTTATTACTGCCAGAGCAATGATGCACAGAAGCTGCACAGGGCAACAGTTAAACGTTTCTTGGGGCTTCCATCAGGCATTCCAGACAAAGAAATGATACAAAACCCAGTGTGGTCTACTTGGGCCAGATACAAGAGAGAAATAAATGCCACAGTTGTAACAGACTTTGCTGCTCAGATAGCAGAGTATGGCTTTAACAGGAGCCATTTAGAAGTTGATGATCGGTGGGAAAGTTGCTATggtgattttaaatttaatgaaggatTCCCAGATCCTGGACAGTTTATTCAAGACCTCAACAATAAAGGTTTTAGAGTTACCTTATGGGCTCATCCATTTGTCAGTACTGTATGTTCAGCATATTCTGAAGCAAAGTCAAGGAACTATCTTGTGAAAAATCTGGATCAAAGTTGGGACAGAACTGTATGGTGGAATGGAATTGCTGGTCTTGTAGATTTCACAAATCGTAATGCAACATCTTGGTGGAATGGGAAACTAACAGCTTTAAGAGACAACTATGGAATTGATGGTTTTAAATTTGATGCTGGTGAAACTTCTTACATGCCTGGATCTCCAGAAGTTGGACACCTTCAGTCTCCTATAAGACTGCAGCCAAATATTTTCACTTCACAGTATGTGGAAAATGCAGCGTCACTTAGTAGAAATGAATTGATGACTGAATTCAGAGTAATGTACATGAATCAAGGTCTACCAGTGTTCTTGCGAATGTCAGATAAAGAATCTACCTGGGGTTATGAAAATGGCTTGAAGTCTTTAATACCAACCTTATTATCACTCAATATTGTTGGGTATTCATTTGTTCTGCCTGATATGATTGGAGGAAATGGATATAGTACTAAACCAAGCAAAGAACTTTTCATACGCTGGTTGCAGGCCTCTACCTTCATGCCTTCTCTTCAGTTTTCATACACACCTTGGGATTACGATGACGAG ACAGTAGAAATTGCAAAGAAGTTTACTAGCCTTCATGCAGAGTATGGAAATATGATCATTGATTTAGCAGAACAGAAGGTTACGAATGGAACACCTATTAATTTGCCAATCTGGTGGCTTAATCCTGCTGACGCAACTGCACTTGGAATAGACTCAG AATATCTATTGGGTGAGAATTTGCTTGTGGCACCAATACTAGAAGAAGGAGCAACAAGCAGAGACATATATTTACCTGTTGGAACGTGGGAACAGAAAGTGAGAAGTGATGCAACAACTGTTATTACTGGCCCTGCATGGATCAGAGGTTATAGAGTTGAACTTGATGAGTTAGCGTATTTTGTACGCGTGTCATGA